The following proteins come from a genomic window of Thiothrix winogradskyi:
- a CDS encoding ABC transporter permease subunit produces the protein MIKHKALQRLLRNKMAVGSAIVLLLIAVLCVLGPLFSPYPYDEIYWDAMGIPPDAAQGFWFGTDANGRDLFVRTLIGGQISLMVGLAATSVSLLIGVLYGATAGYLGGRTDALMMRLVDVLYALPFMFFVILLMVYFGRSIFLIFVAIGAVEWLTMARIVRGQALSLKGRAFVEAARVSGVSHFGIIRRHIVPNTLGSVIVYATLTVPQVILFESFLSFLGLGVQEPLTSWGVLIAEGAAQMETAPWMLLFPAGFLAVTLFCLNFLGDGLRDALDPKSG, from the coding sequence ATGATTAAACACAAAGCATTACAGCGCTTATTGCGTAACAAAATGGCGGTCGGCAGCGCCATCGTCTTGCTGTTGATTGCCGTCTTGTGTGTGTTGGGGCCGTTGTTTAGCCCGTACCCTTACGACGAAATTTATTGGGATGCCATGGGAATTCCGCCCGATGCCGCGCAAGGTTTCTGGTTTGGGACGGATGCGAATGGACGGGATTTATTCGTGCGTACCCTGATTGGCGGGCAGATTTCGTTAATGGTGGGCTTGGCGGCAACCTCGGTCAGTTTGCTTATCGGCGTTTTGTATGGGGCAACGGCGGGGTATTTGGGCGGGCGTACTGATGCGCTGATGATGCGCTTGGTGGATGTATTGTATGCCCTGCCCTTTATGTTTTTCGTGATTTTGCTAATGGTATATTTCGGGCGCAGTATTTTCCTGATCTTCGTAGCAATCGGTGCGGTGGAATGGTTAACAATGGCGCGGATTGTCCGTGGGCAAGCCTTATCCTTGAAAGGTCGCGCCTTTGTGGAAGCCGCACGGGTCAGCGGCGTGAGTCATTTCGGAATTATCCGCCGTCATATCGTCCCCAATACCTTGGGGTCAGTGATTGTGTATGCCACCTTGACTGTGCCACAAGTTATCTTGTTTGAATCGTTTTTGAGCTTTTTAGGCTTAGGGGTGCAAGAACCGCTGACCAGTTGGGGCGTGTTGATTGCAGAAGGTGCTGCGCAAATGGAAACTGCACCGTGGATGTTATTATTTCCCGCCGGATTTTTAGCGGTGACGTTGTTCTGCCTCAATTTTTTGGGCGATGGTTTACGGGATGCGTTGGATCCAAAGTCAGGATGA
- a CDS encoding Uma2 family endonuclease: MEWSEVIDNPLLQNLPFKIELNKFGKLLMSPASNSHGRFQGRIAGALWQRQPEGEVITECSIQTSEGVKVADVAWASAAFITEFGYVTPYPKAPELCVEIVSPSNSKIEIAEKVELYLAKGAQEVWVVYENNHMEIFTHVGQIEQSKFAPDIKTQIFR; the protein is encoded by the coding sequence ATGGAATGGTCAGAAGTTATCGACAACCCATTACTGCAAAACTTACCGTTCAAAATTGAGCTGAATAAGTTTGGCAAGCTCTTGATGAGTCCCGCTTCCAATAGCCACGGCAGGTTTCAGGGGCGAATTGCGGGGGCATTGTGGCAACGCCAACCCGAAGGTGAAGTCATTACCGAATGCTCCATTCAAACCTCAGAAGGTGTGAAAGTGGCAGATGTCGCGTGGGCTTCAGCGGCTTTCATTACCGAATTCGGCTATGTCACCCCGTATCCCAAAGCCCCAGAACTGTGCGTTGAAATCGTATCACCGTCCAATTCCAAAATAGAAATTGCGGAAAAAGTGGAGCTATACCTCGCCAAAGGGGCGCAAGAAGTGTGGGTAGTGTACGAGAATAATCACATGGAAATATTCACTCACGTTGGGCAGATTGAACAGAGTAAGTTTGCACCGGACATCAAAACCCAAATTTTCCGTTAA
- a CDS encoding pyruvate carboxylase — protein sequence MTRSIKKLLVANRGEIAIRILRAAAELKLCTVSIYTYEDRFSPHRYKADEAYQIGKDDEPLKPYLDIEAIIETAKRHHVDAIHPGYGFLSENVQFARRCREEGIIFVGPTPEAMQRLGDKVAAKENAITAGLPVIEDSREPLDTLEIARREADRIGYPLMLKAASGGGGRGMRVLRDPSQLEGAYNDARNEALKAFGDATVFLEKYIDSPKHIEIQILGDTHGNLVHLYERDCSVQRRFQKVVEVAPSTSLKDETRENLYKYALAITRHVDYSCAGTVEFLVDKDERIYFIEVNPRVQVEHTITEEITGIDIVRSQILIAGGARLDDPEIGIPNQESVECNGYAVQCRITTEDPENGFKPDYGTIIAYRSSGGFGVRLDAGAAYPGAKVSPFFDSMLVKVTTWGRSLEGAANRNLRALQEFRIRGVKTNIGFLENVLQHEVFTTGKCAVTFIDNHPELFHTTMRFDRGTKTLKFIGNVTVNGNPDVKYVDPHKHFRKPIIPAFDKLGAYPKGSKNLLDEMGAEKFCQWVKEQPNIFYTDTTLRDAHQSLLATRVRTDDMMKIAEGLAKNHPQLFSLELWGGATFDVAMRFLHECPWDRLRQLREAIPNILFQMLFRGSNAVGYTAYPDNVVEAFIEKSWENGIDVFRIFDSLNWIEGMRKSIQCVRERTGGIAEGTICYTGDVLNKDPSNKFNLQYYLDLAKQLEDAGAHMLAVKDMAGVLKPYAATTLITALKDTVSIPIHLHTHDTASIQSATLLKAIEAGVDIVDGCMSSMSGLTSQVNLNSLIAAMEGQPREQPYNLKSLNAYANYWEDVREMYYPFESGLKAGTAEVYNHEIPGGQYSNLRPQAIALGLEHKFEEVKENYAVVNRMFGDIVKVTPSSKVVGDMAIYMTSNGLTEQDVMERGRTLAFPDSVIDLFKGGLGQVPGGFPKTLSDIILKGEKPYTGRPNDHLKPIDLDAAFEAFKQEFDPEQTFLDFLSFTMYPAVFREFYKHQQEYGDISHLPTSLFFYGLKLNEEVLVELGRGKVLIIRLLYRSPTDENGMCGVTFDFNGQIRAVQIRDLSVKPTRATNRKAVDPNEVGTSLQGKLSTIMVKAGDEVEQNAPLFVIEAMKMETTITAPEAGKVKKVHLHAGELVEQGDLVVEFE from the coding sequence ATGACCCGGTCAATCAAGAAGCTCCTGGTCGCCAATCGTGGCGAAATCGCAATCCGTATTCTGCGTGCAGCAGCCGAACTCAAGCTGTGTACGGTTTCCATCTACACCTATGAAGACCGTTTTTCACCGCACCGTTACAAAGCTGATGAAGCCTATCAGATCGGCAAAGACGACGAACCGCTCAAGCCTTACCTCGATATTGAAGCCATTATTGAAACCGCTAAGCGTCATCATGTGGATGCGATTCACCCCGGTTACGGCTTTCTCTCTGAGAATGTGCAATTCGCACGGCGTTGTCGCGAAGAAGGCATTATTTTTGTGGGGCCGACACCGGAAGCGATGCAGCGTTTAGGCGACAAAGTTGCCGCCAAAGAAAACGCCATCACTGCCGGTTTGCCCGTTATCGAAGACAGCCGCGAACCGTTAGATACGCTGGAGATTGCGCGTCGTGAAGCTGACCGTATTGGCTACCCGCTGATGTTGAAAGCTGCGTCGGGCGGTGGTGGACGCGGTATGCGCGTCTTGCGTGACCCGTCACAGTTGGAAGGCGCGTATAACGATGCGCGTAACGAAGCCCTTAAAGCCTTCGGCGATGCCACTGTCTTCCTCGAAAAATACATCGACTCGCCCAAACACATCGAAATCCAGATTTTGGGTGATACCCACGGCAATCTGGTGCATTTGTACGAACGCGATTGTTCCGTGCAACGCCGCTTCCAGAAAGTCGTGGAAGTCGCGCCTAGCACCAGCTTGAAAGACGAAACCCGCGAAAATCTGTACAAATACGCGCTGGCAATTACCCGCCACGTTGACTATTCCTGTGCCGGTACAGTCGAATTCCTAGTCGACAAAGACGAGCGCATTTATTTCATCGAAGTGAATCCGCGTGTGCAGGTCGAACACACCATCACCGAAGAAATCACCGGCATTGACATTGTGCGCAGTCAGATTTTGATTGCAGGCGGCGCACGGCTGGATGACCCCGAAATTGGCATTCCCAACCAAGAATCGGTGGAATGCAACGGTTACGCGGTGCAGTGCCGCATCACCACCGAAGACCCTGAAAATGGTTTCAAGCCGGATTACGGCACGATCATTGCTTACCGCAGCAGTGGCGGTTTCGGGGTGCGTTTGGATGCAGGCGCGGCTTATCCCGGTGCGAAAGTATCGCCGTTTTTCGATTCCATGTTGGTCAAAGTCACGACATGGGGGCGTTCACTGGAAGGTGCTGCCAACCGTAATTTGCGTGCCTTGCAGGAATTCCGTATCCGTGGGGTGAAAACCAATATCGGTTTCCTCGAAAACGTGCTGCAACATGAAGTTTTTACCACGGGCAAATGCGCGGTCACGTTCATCGACAACCACCCGGAATTGTTCCACACGACAATGCGTTTTGACCGTGGTACCAAAACGCTGAAATTCATCGGTAATGTGACGGTCAACGGCAACCCGGACGTGAAATACGTCGACCCGCACAAACATTTCCGCAAGCCGATCATTCCTGCTTTCGACAAGTTAGGTGCATACCCGAAGGGCAGCAAAAACTTGCTGGATGAGATGGGCGCGGAGAAATTCTGTCAGTGGGTGAAAGAGCAGCCGAACATTTTCTACACCGATACCACCTTACGTGATGCGCACCAGTCTTTGCTGGCAACCCGTGTGCGTACCGACGACATGATGAAAATCGCCGAAGGTTTGGCGAAAAACCATCCGCAGTTGTTCTCGTTGGAACTGTGGGGTGGGGCAACGTTTGACGTGGCAATGCGTTTCTTGCACGAATGCCCGTGGGATCGTTTGCGCCAATTGCGGGAAGCGATTCCGAACATTTTGTTCCAAATGCTGTTCCGTGGCTCGAATGCGGTGGGTTATACCGCCTACCCCGACAATGTGGTGGAAGCCTTCATTGAAAAGTCGTGGGAAAACGGGATTGACGTGTTCCGTATTTTCGATTCCTTGAACTGGATTGAAGGGATGCGCAAATCCATTCAGTGCGTGCGTGAGCGTACTGGCGGGATTGCGGAAGGTACGATTTGCTATACCGGCGATGTGCTGAACAAAGATCCGTCCAATAAATTCAACTTGCAATATTACCTGGATTTGGCGAAGCAGTTGGAAGACGCGGGTGCGCACATGCTGGCGGTCAAGGATATGGCAGGTGTGTTGAAGCCGTATGCGGCGACGACGTTGATTACCGCGTTGAAAGATACGGTGAGCATTCCAATTCATTTGCATACGCATGACACCGCGTCGATTCAATCCGCCACTTTGCTGAAAGCGATTGAAGCGGGTGTGGATATTGTGGATGGTTGCATGAGTTCCATGTCAGGTTTGACTTCGCAGGTCAACTTGAACTCGCTGATTGCAGCGATGGAAGGTCAGCCGCGTGAACAGCCGTACAATCTCAAGTCATTGAATGCTTATGCCAATTATTGGGAAGATGTGCGCGAAATGTACTACCCGTTTGAGTCTGGTTTGAAAGCAGGCACGGCGGAAGTGTACAACCACGAAATTCCGGGCGGTCAGTATTCCAACCTGCGTCCGCAAGCGATTGCGCTGGGCTTGGAACACAAGTTCGAGGAGGTGAAGGAAAACTACGCAGTCGTCAATCGTATGTTCGGTGACATTGTGAAAGTTACCCCGTCGTCCAAAGTCGTTGGCGATATGGCGATTTACATGACTTCCAACGGCTTAACTGAACAGGATGTAATGGAACGTGGGCGCACGCTGGCATTCCCTGATTCCGTGATCGACCTCTTCAAAGGCGGCTTGGGGCAAGTGCCAGGCGGTTTCCCGAAAACTTTGAGCGACATTATTCTTAAAGGTGAGAAGCCATACACGGGTCGTCCTAATGATCACTTGAAGCCGATTGATTTGGATGCGGCATTTGAGGCGTTTAAGCAGGAGTTTGATCCCGAACAGACGTTCCTCGATTTCTTGTCATTCACGATGTATCCGGCGGTATTCCGCGAGTTTTATAAGCATCAGCAGGAATACGGTGACATTAGCCATTTGCCGACTTCGCTATTCTTCTACGGTTTGAAACTGAATGAGGAAGTGCTGGTTGAGTTGGGGCGCGGCAAGGTGCTAATTATCCGTTTGCTGTACCGTTCACCGACGGATGAGAACGGCATGTGTGGCGTGACGTTTGATTTCAACGGGCAAATCCGTGCGGTGCAAATCCGTGATTTGTCGGTGAAGCCGACCCGTGCCACTAACCGCAAAGCGGTTGATCCTAATGAAGTGGGTACGTCGTTGCAGGGCAAACTGTCCACCATTATGGTCAAAGCGGGCGATGAGGTGGAGCAGAATGCGCCGCTGTTTGTGATTGAGGCGATGAAAATGGAAACCACGATTACTGCGCCAGAAGCGGGTAAGGTGAAGAAAGTTCACTTGCACGCGGGCGAGTTGGTCGAGCAGGGCGATTTGGTCGTCGAATTCGAGTGA
- a CDS encoding thymidylate synthase, with protein sequence MKQYLDLMRHVRDHGVVKADRTGTGTVSVFGYQMRFDLSAGFPLVTTKKLHLRSIIHELLWFLKGDTNIRYLKENGVSIWDEWADQNGELGPVYGYQWRNWPTPDGRHIDQIAQVIAQLKHNPDSRRIIVSAWNVADVDNMALPPCHAFFQFYVAESKLSCQLYQRSADIFLGVPFNIASYALLTLMVAQVTGLQPGEFIHTLGDAHLYSNHLEQVELQLSREPYPLPQMKLNPAVTDLFAFTYDDFELVDYAHHPLIKAPIAV encoded by the coding sequence ATGAAGCAATACCTCGATTTAATGCGCCATGTGCGTGATCACGGTGTCGTCAAAGCCGACCGCACGGGTACGGGTACAGTATCGGTATTCGGTTATCAGATGCGCTTTGATTTGAGTGCTGGGTTTCCACTCGTCACCACCAAGAAGTTACATTTGCGCTCAATCATTCATGAATTGCTGTGGTTTCTGAAAGGCGACACCAATATCCGTTATTTGAAAGAAAATGGTGTCAGTATTTGGGATGAATGGGCAGATCAAAACGGTGAACTGGGGCCGGTCTATGGCTATCAGTGGCGCAACTGGCCGACACCTGATGGGCGGCATATTGACCAGATTGCTCAAGTCATTGCCCAATTGAAACACAACCCCGATTCGCGCCGTATTATTGTCAGCGCTTGGAACGTGGCGGATGTGGACAATATGGCATTGCCGCCGTGCCACGCTTTTTTCCAGTTTTATGTGGCGGAAAGCAAGCTGTCGTGTCAGTTGTACCAGCGCAGTGCGGATATTTTCCTCGGCGTGCCGTTCAATATTGCCTCCTACGCATTGCTGACGCTGATGGTAGCGCAGGTCACTGGGCTGCAACCCGGTGAATTTATTCACACGCTGGGGGATGCACATTTGTATTCCAATCATTTGGAACAGGTGGAGCTACAATTGAGCCGTGAACCGTACCCACTGCCGCAGATGAAGTTGAACCCCGCAGTGACCGATTTGTTCGCATTTACGTATGATGACTTTGAATTAGTTGATTACGCACACCATCCGCTGATTAAAGCACCAATAGCGGTTTGA
- the lgt gene encoding prolipoprotein diacylglyceryl transferase: MLVHPQFDPVAIALGPLQVHWYGLMYVIGFLGFLIIGKMRSKEPNSVMNPDRVDDMMFWGAIGVVAGGRIGYMLFYNLKGFLSDPVSLFQIWDGGMSFHGGLLGVILAMFLLARRWKLNFFQVSDFVAPLVPIGLGVGRIGNFINGELWGRATDVPWGMVFPQVDNIVRHPSQLYQAFLEGLVLFLVLNWFRKRSPPVGAISGLFLVGYGIARVIVEFVREPDAALGYVAWGWVTQGQVLSVPMILLGVLFMWFAYKKAKA, from the coding sequence ATGTTGGTACACCCTCAATTTGACCCCGTGGCGATAGCACTTGGCCCTTTGCAAGTGCATTGGTACGGGCTGATGTATGTGATTGGTTTCCTCGGTTTTCTGATTATTGGCAAGATGCGTTCCAAAGAGCCAAACAGTGTCATGAACCCGGATCGGGTAGATGACATGATGTTCTGGGGCGCGATTGGTGTGGTTGCCGGTGGGCGCATTGGCTACATGCTGTTTTATAACCTGAAAGGCTTTTTGTCTGACCCAGTGTCTTTGTTTCAGATTTGGGATGGCGGCATGAGTTTCCACGGCGGTTTGCTGGGGGTGATTCTGGCGATGTTCTTGCTGGCACGGCGTTGGAAACTGAATTTCTTTCAGGTCAGTGATTTTGTTGCACCACTTGTACCGATCGGTTTAGGGGTGGGGCGTATCGGTAATTTCATCAACGGCGAATTGTGGGGCAGGGCGACGGATGTGCCATGGGGCATGGTGTTCCCGCAAGTGGATAATATCGTGCGGCATCCCTCACAACTTTATCAGGCGTTTTTGGAAGGCTTGGTGCTGTTCCTCGTGCTGAATTGGTTTAGAAAGCGTTCGCCACCCGTGGGGGCAATTTCCGGCTTATTCCTCGTCGGTTATGGCATTGCGCGGGTTATTGTGGAGTTTGTGCGTGAACCGGATGCGGCGCTTGGTTACGTGGCATGGGGTTGGGTCACGCAAGGGCAAGTGTTGAGTGTGCCGATGATTCTGCTCGGCGTGTTGTTTATGTGGTTTGCGTATAAAAAGGCGAAGGCATGA
- the trpC gene encoding indole-3-glycerol phosphate synthase TrpC encodes MSTPDILQKILRTKQEEIAARSAVRSLAQLQEEAASASSVRGFEQAMRKRLAAGESAVIAEIKKASPSKGLIRADFDPPAIAASYERGGAACLSVLTDAQYFQGSESYLQAARAACQLPVIRKDFIVDRYQVYEARAIGADCILLIVAALADAQMTDLYALATELGMDALIEVHDKDELGRALRLNAPLIGINNRNLRTFETSLQTTIDLLPDVPENVLLVTESSIHTPADVRLMRDHGVNAFLVGEALMRADDPGTALHNLFF; translated from the coding sequence ATGAGTACTCCTGATATTTTGCAAAAAATCCTGCGCACCAAGCAGGAAGAAATCGCGGCACGTTCTGCGGTGCGTAGTCTGGCGCAATTGCAGGAAGAGGCAGCCAGTGCCTCATCCGTGCGTGGTTTCGAGCAAGCCATGCGCAAGCGTCTGGCAGCAGGTGAATCGGCGGTGATTGCGGAAATTAAAAAGGCATCTCCGAGCAAAGGGCTGATTCGTGCGGATTTCGATCCGCCTGCGATTGCGGCGAGTTACGAACGTGGTGGGGCTGCGTGTTTGTCGGTGCTGACCGATGCGCAATACTTTCAGGGCAGCGAAAGTTATTTGCAAGCAGCGCGTGCCGCCTGCCAACTGCCCGTTATTCGTAAAGACTTCATCGTTGATCGGTATCAGGTTTACGAAGCGCGTGCTATTGGTGCAGATTGCATCCTGCTGATCGTGGCGGCATTGGCTGACGCACAGATGACGGATCTGTACGCGCTGGCAACGGAACTGGGCATGGATGCGCTGATTGAAGTGCATGACAAGGATGAACTTGGGCGTGCCTTGCGTCTCAATGCCCCACTGATCGGCATCAATAACCGCAATTTGCGTACCTTCGAGACTTCCCTGCAAACCACTATTGATCTGTTGCCCGACGTGCCGGAAAACGTGTTGCTGGTGACAGAGAGCAGCATTCACACCCCTGCTGATGTCAGGCTGATGCGTGATCATGGCGTTAATGCCTTTTTGGTCGGCGAAGCCTTGATGCGGGCAGATGACCCCGGCACTGCACTCCATAACCTATTTTTCTAG
- the trpD gene encoding anthranilate phosphoribosyltransferase: MELQNFIRKITENGSFSTEEMTDAMRTIMTGQATPAQIGGFLIGLRMRGETVTEISAAASVMRELATRVEVSPEHLVDTCGTGGDSSGTFNISTASAFVAAAAGARVAKHGNRSISSKSGSADVLEAAGVNLNITPEQVAECINTLGVGFLFAQKHHSAMGHASAPRRELGVRTIFNLLGPMSNPANAPNQVLGVFDQHWVRPMAEVLKNLGSKHVMVVHAADGLDEISTAALTFVAELKDGVITEYTIQPEDVGLQQSSLDSVRVETAQASLQLIQRVFAGEQGTARDIVCLNAGAAIYVAGLADSHAAGVAKAQQVLDSGAAAVRLQQLIDLTNSFDA, translated from the coding sequence ATGGAATTGCAAAACTTTATACGTAAAATCACTGAAAACGGCTCATTTTCCACCGAAGAAATGACGGATGCGATGCGTACCATCATGACAGGTCAGGCGACTCCCGCGCAAATCGGCGGGTTTCTGATTGGCTTGCGGATGCGCGGTGAAACCGTCACGGAAATCAGCGCGGCTGCCAGCGTGATGCGCGAATTAGCAACTCGTGTTGAGGTGTCGCCGGAGCATTTGGTGGATACCTGCGGTACGGGTGGGGATTCGTCTGGCACGTTCAATATTTCCACCGCGAGTGCCTTTGTTGCCGCAGCAGCGGGAGCGCGAGTCGCTAAACACGGCAACCGTTCGATTTCCAGCAAGTCCGGCAGTGCGGATGTGTTGGAAGCAGCGGGCGTGAATTTGAATATTACCCCTGAACAGGTGGCTGAGTGCATTAACACCTTGGGCGTGGGTTTCTTGTTTGCGCAAAAGCACCACAGTGCAATGGGTCATGCGAGTGCGCCACGGCGCGAGTTGGGCGTGCGCACTATTTTTAACCTCTTGGGGCCGATGTCGAATCCGGCGAATGCGCCCAATCAAGTGCTGGGCGTATTCGATCAACATTGGGTACGCCCAATGGCGGAAGTGTTGAAAAACTTAGGCAGCAAACATGTCATGGTGGTACACGCCGCTGACGGTTTGGATGAAATCAGCACCGCCGCGCTGACCTTCGTCGCAGAGTTGAAAGACGGTGTGATCACCGAATACACCATCCAACCCGAAGATGTGGGTTTGCAGCAGTCCAGCCTCGACAGTGTGCGAGTGGAAACGGCGCAAGCCAGTTTGCAACTGATTCAGCGCGTGTTTGCCGGTGAACAAGGCACGGCGCGTGACATTGTGTGCTTGAATGCGGGTGCGGCAATTTACGTGGCAGGGCTGGCGGATAGCCATGCGGCTGGCGTTGCCAAAGCCCAGCAAGTGCTGGATTCCGGTGCAGCCGCCGTGCGTTTGCAGCAATTGATTGACCTAACCAACAGTTTTGATGCCTGA
- a CDS encoding YgaP family membrane protein gives MEKNVGSMDRNIRFGAGAVLLIWGLVFKGGFLLILLGIALLATGYLNFCPAYKLIGKNTNKS, from the coding sequence ATGGAAAAGAACGTTGGCAGCATGGATAGAAATATCCGCTTCGGTGCAGGCGCTGTCCTGCTGATTTGGGGCTTGGTGTTCAAGGGCGGCTTCCTGTTGATTCTGCTTGGGATCGCGCTACTCGCCACTGGCTACCTGAACTTTTGCCCAGCCTACAAACTGATTGGCAAGAATACTAACAAAAGCTAA
- the miaB gene encoding tRNA (N6-isopentenyl adenosine(37)-C2)-methylthiotransferase MiaB, which translates to MAGKIFIETHGCQMNEYDSAKMLDVLHHAQGMELTDNPAEADVLLMNTCSIREKAQEKVFSQLGRWKKLKDKNPNIVIGVGGCVASQEGEALRQRAPVVDVVFGPQTLHRLPDMIRQVRTEHHAVVDISFPEIEKFDNLPEPRAEGPTAFVSVMEGCSKYCTFCVVPYTRGEEISRPFDDVITEVAQLAAQGVREVNLLGQNVNAYRGKMHDGSIADLAMLITLVAAVDGIDRIRYTTSHPNEFNDSLIEVYADVPELVSHLHLPVQSGSDRILMAMKRNHMAIEYKAKIRKLRKIRPDLSLSSDFIIGFPGETEQDFADTMKLIEEMNFDLSFSFIYSQRPGTPAASLPDDVPQSVKKDRLQHLQTRILAQANAISAAMVGTVQRVLVERPSRKHEQMAGRTENNRVVNFDGHPRLIGRFVDVRITEAQPNSLRGEIVAVESEVGRMVMEALA; encoded by the coding sequence ATGGCAGGCAAAATTTTTATCGAAACCCACGGATGTCAAATGAACGAATACGATTCAGCCAAGATGCTGGACGTGCTGCATCACGCGCAGGGCATGGAACTCACCGACAATCCGGCGGAAGCGGATGTGTTACTGATGAATACCTGTTCGATCCGCGAAAAAGCGCAGGAAAAAGTATTCTCGCAGTTGGGGCGTTGGAAAAAACTTAAAGATAAAAATCCTAATATTGTGATCGGCGTGGGTGGTTGTGTTGCCAGCCAAGAAGGCGAAGCCTTGCGGCAACGCGCACCGGTGGTGGATGTGGTGTTTGGCCCGCAAACCTTGCACCGTTTGCCGGATATGATTCGCCAAGTGCGCACCGAACACCACGCGGTGGTGGATATTTCCTTCCCCGAAATCGAAAAGTTCGACAATTTGCCCGAACCGCGTGCCGAAGGCCCCACGGCGTTTGTATCGGTGATGGAAGGTTGTAGCAAATATTGCACCTTCTGCGTGGTGCCTTACACCCGTGGCGAAGAAATTTCGCGCCCCTTTGATGACGTGATTACCGAAGTGGCGCAACTCGCGGCGCAAGGCGTGCGCGAAGTCAATTTGCTGGGGCAAAATGTGAATGCGTATCGCGGCAAAATGCACGATGGTTCGATTGCCGACCTTGCCATGCTGATCACCTTGGTGGCAGCGGTGGATGGGATTGATCGTATCCGTTACACAACCTCGCACCCTAACGAGTTCAACGACAGCTTGATTGAGGTGTACGCGGATGTGCCGGAATTGGTCAGCCATTTGCATTTGCCCGTGCAAAGCGGTTCTGACCGGATTTTGATGGCGATGAAGCGCAATCACATGGCGATTGAGTACAAAGCTAAAATCCGCAAATTGCGCAAGATTCGCCCCGATTTGAGCTTGTCATCCGACTTCATTATCGGCTTTCCCGGTGAAACCGAGCAGGATTTTGCCGATACCATGAAGCTGATTGAAGAGATGAATTTCGACCTGAGTTTCAGCTTTATCTACAGCCAACGCCCCGGCACACCTGCTGCAAGCTTGCCGGATGATGTGCCGCAATCGGTGAAAAAAGACCGCTTGCAACACTTGCAGACCCGCATTCTGGCGCAAGCCAACGCGATTAGCGCGGCAATGGTGGGGACGGTGCAACGGGTTTTGGTGGAACGTCCGTCCCGCAAGCATGAGCAAATGGCTGGACGTACTGAGAATAATCGCGTGGTGAATTTCGACGGGCATCCACGTTTGATTGGTCGGTTCGTCGATGTCCGTATTACCGAAGCCCAACCCAATTCCCTGCGCGGTGAAATCGTCGCGGTGGAAAGCGAGGTTGGGCGGATGGTGATGGAAGCGCTTGCTTAA
- a CDS encoding SH3 domain-containing protein: MKTASFFSALALALALSVSSVQAASDVYVITGVTTGEFLNMRANAGTGSSVVGRIPHNGQGIVTTGEEKKVGSTVWAKIYWNGVGGWVSKRYLLPEDQAANAPPTPTPAPAAPPAVVVPPIKVPSNVTPPPAKAASNSLVCSGTEPFWSIEITDANLNVNMMDGPRYSVPVTFRQTSANNATIAVIAGVAGTNNTQAFMQKVSSCSDGMSDTNYPYSVTAVLNNQRVVSGCCQVR; this comes from the coding sequence ATGAAAACAGCTTCATTTTTTTCAGCACTCGCTTTAGCGTTGGCACTAAGCGTTTCCAGCGTGCAGGCTGCCAGCGATGTATATGTGATCACTGGCGTGACAACAGGCGAATTCTTAAACATGCGAGCCAATGCAGGCACGGGTAGCAGCGTTGTCGGTAGAATCCCACACAATGGTCAGGGCATTGTGACCACGGGTGAAGAGAAAAAAGTCGGTAGCACCGTCTGGGCAAAAATTTACTGGAACGGTGTCGGCGGCTGGGTCAGCAAACGTTACTTATTGCCGGAAGACCAAGCAGCAAACGCACCACCCACGCCAACGCCAGCACCTGCTGCACCACCTGCGGTTGTTGTACCACCGATCAAAGTTCCGTCTAATGTCACGCCACCGCCAGCCAAGGCCGCCAGCAATAGCTTGGTGTGCAGCGGCACTGAACCTTTTTGGAGCATTGAAATTACCGATGCCAATTTAAACGTGAATATGATGGATGGCCCTCGCTACAGCGTACCCGTCACGTTCCGCCAAACATCGGCAAATAACGCCACCATCGCGGTCATTGCCGGAGTCGCTGGTACAAATAATACTCAAGCGTTCATGCAAAAAGTCAGCAGTTGCAGCGACGGCATGTCGGATACCAATTATCCGTACAGCGTTACAGCGGTGTTGAATAACCAGCGAGTCGTGTCAGGGTGCTGCCAAGTGCGGTAA